Proteins from one Monodelphis domestica isolate mMonDom1 chromosome 6, mMonDom1.pri, whole genome shotgun sequence genomic window:
- the LOC130454919 gene encoding coronin-1B, whose product MSFRKVVRQSKFRHVFGQPVKNDQCYEDIRVSRVTWDSTFCAVNPKFLAIIVEASGGGAFMVLPLSKTGRIDKSYPTVCGHTGPVLDIDWCPHNDEVIASGSEDCTVMVWQIPENGLVTPLTEPVVVLEGHSKRVGIVTWHPTARNVLLSAGCDNVVLIWNVGTAEELYRLADQHPDLIYNICWNRNGSLFCSACKDKSVRIIDPRRGTLVAEREKAHEGARPMRAIFLADGKVFTTGFSRMSERQLALWDPDNLEEPMALQELDSSNGALLPFYDPDTGVIYVCGKGDSSIRYFEITAEPPYIHFLNTFTSKEPQRGMGRMPKRGLEVSKCEIARFYKLHERKCEPIIMTVPRKSDLFQDDLYPDTAGPEAALEAEEWVSGRDAEPLLISLREAYVPSKQRDLKVSRKNVLDSRAAAASAPPRAGASTAAPPTAPVSSPGGSASSGGLAGAGASAGAGDSGKLEEVTRELRLLRTLVKEQGERIARLEEQLGRMENGDV is encoded by the exons ATGTCATTCCGAAAGGTGGTCAGACAGAGCAAGTTCCGGCATGTCTTCGGGCAGCCCGTCAAGAATGACCAGTGCTACGAGGACATCCGGGTGTCCCGAGTCACCTGGGACAGCACCTTCTGCGCTGTCAACCCCAAATTCCTGGCCATCATCGTGGAGGCCAGCGGTGGGGGCGCCTTCATGGTGCTGCCCCTGAGCAAG ACGGGGCGCATCGACAAGTCGTACCCCACGGTCTGCGGGCACACCGGGCCCGTCCTAGACATCGACTGGTGTCCACACAACGATGAGGTCATCGCCAGCGGCTCCGAAGACTGCACGGTCATG GTCTGGCAGATCCCCGAGAACGGCCTGGTGACGCCCCTGACGGAGCCCGTGGTGGTCCTCGAGGGTCACTCCAAGAGAGTGGGCATTGTGACCTGGCACCCGACGGCCCGCAACGTCCTCCTCAGCGCAG GCTGCGACAACGTGGTGCTCATCTGGAACGTGGGCACGGCCGAGGAGCTGTACCGCCTGGCCGACCAGCACCCCGACCTCATCTACAACATCTGCTGGAACCGCAACGGGAGCCTCTTCTGCTCCGCGTGCAAGGACAAGAGCGTGCGCATCATCGACCCTCGCCGCGGCACCCTCGTGGCG GAGCGGGAGAAGGCCCACGAGGGAGCCCGGCCCATGCGGGCCATTTTCCTGGCCGACGGCAAAGTGTTCACCACGGGCTTCAGTCGGATGAGCGAGCGGCAGCTGGCGCTCTGGGACCCG GACAACCTGGAGGAGCCCATGGCGCTGCAGGAGCTGGACTCGAGCAACGGGGCTCTGCTGCCCTTCTACGACCCCGACACCGGCGTCATCTACGTCTGCGGCAAG GGGGACTCCAGCATTCGCTACTTCGAGATCACGGCGGAGCCCCCCTACATCCACTTCCTGAACACCTTCACCAGCAAGGAGCCCCAGCGCGGCATGGGGCGCATGCCCAAGAGAGGCCTGGAAGTGAGCAAGTGCGAGATCGCCCG CTTCTACAAGCTCCACGAGCGGAAGTGTGAGCCCATCATCATGACGGTGCCCAGAAAG TCAGACCTGTTCCAGGACGACCTGTACCCGGACACGGCGGGGCCCGAGGCCGCCCTGGAGGCCGAGGAGTGGGTGAGCGGCCGCGACGCCGAGCCGCTGCTCATCTCCCTGCGCGAAGCCTACGTGCCCAGCAAGCAGCGGGACCTCAAGGTCAGCCGGAAGAACGTCCTGGACAGCCGGGCGGCCGCGGCCTCGGCGCCCCCTCGGGCCGGAGCCTCCACGGCCGCCCCCCCCACCGCGCCGGTCAGCTCCCCGGGCGGCAGCGCGAGCAGCGGAGGCCTGGCCGGGGCCGGGGCCAGCGCCGGGGCCGGG GACTCTGGGAAGCTGGAAGAGGTCACCCGGGAGCTGCGGCTGCTCCGGACCCTGGTGAAGGAGCAGGGCGAGCGCATCGCCCGCCTGGAGGAGCAGCTGGGCCGCATGGAGAACGGCGACGTGTAG
- the LOC100028980 gene encoding protein tyrosine phosphatase receptor type C-associated protein: MALPRLGGLMALACVPGALASEDRGSHSSVTVVLLVLLLLILLAGLALAWYHLSRESGGYYHPSRLGTSLWGQARRLLRATGVTRWLQGPAVEELQDSMEKQEEEEEEEEEEDEGEAQPCQEAQGAVDGASESPGEAQGEACPEQRKGSGPQPEPGTSSEGSAEALLSDLHAFSGTAAWEDGAGAERGLSVTAL; encoded by the exons ATG GCTCTGCCCAGGCTCGGGGGCCTGATGGCGCTGGCATGCGTGCCGGGGGCGCTGGCCTCCGAAGACAGAGGCTCCCACAGCTCGGTCACCGTGGTCCtgctggtgctgctgctgctcaTCCTACTGGCAGGCTTGGCCCTGGCCTGGTATCACCTCAGCCGGGAGTCGGGGGGCTACTACCACCCCAGCCGCCTGGGCACCTCCCTGTGGGGCCAGGCTCGCCGGCTGCTGCGCGCCACAGGGGTGACCCGCTGGCTCCAAGGGCCGGCCGTCGAAGAGCTTCAGGACAGCATGGaaaagcaggaggaggaggaggaggaggaggaggaggaggacgagggAGAGGCCCAGCCCTGCCAGGAGGCCCAGGGAGCGGTGGACGGGGCCTCAGAGAGCCCAGGGGAAGCCCAGGGAGAAGCCTGCCCCGAGCAGAGGAAAGGCAGCGGCCCCCAGCCCGAGCCCGGCACCTCCTCTGAGGGCAGTGCCGAGGCCCTGCTGAGCGACCTCCATGCCTTTTCAGGGACAGCAGCCTGGGAGGATGGCGCGGGGGCCGAGAGGGGCCTCAGCGTCACTGCGCTCTAG